One Arachis hypogaea cultivar Tifrunner chromosome 18, arahy.Tifrunner.gnm2.J5K5, whole genome shotgun sequence genomic window, TACAAACCTCTGGACCTTTGATTTTATCAATCAAGCCTAAAAGCACACCATTGGTGGAATTGCCAAAGAATTTCTCAAGCTATTGATGATTTTGTGGGCTGTCAAAACAAATTCAAGAGGGTTTAATGAATTGGAATTGTCACTCGATTTGGGAATAGGAAGATGCATGTATTGAATTTGATTTCCCCATGAAGCCCCTGAATTGTTTTTAGTATCAAGCATCTCCTTCACTGATTTGTAAGCTCTTAGTCTTCTTGTATTAAGCAGCACTAATCCTGTTGCCTCTGCTTTGCTTGATTCCGCATTCTTTGCTACCATGTATAACCGAATGCTAAGGAAAATCATGCCCACTAGGACATCATTTGTGCTCTGAAAttataatataacataatataggcaacgattaattaaattattaaatgattACTTTATTTAATCCAGAAATAACTCCGGCTTTATAATTTTATCTATAATCACCACAaaataattaacaagaaaattTGAGACAACTGATCTACTCAATACGTTAGCAAAGTCTTGATATTTTAGAAACATgagtttgttttttaaatttgaagAATACTACCAGAGTACCAGTCAATACTTTTAATGTAAAGAATGAGAGAATTAGCtagtattaaatttaaatataagacaaaaataaaaaaaatattgagaacctatttttttttaattcaagagTCATTTtgtcaaacataaaatttttccaatgatataaaataatagattaaatttttttaaaataaaaaattgataaaataacaaaataaaaagttaattctTCTTAAACTAAAATAGTACAACACACATCTCATAAAAATTATAAGTTTAATGATGATTaactttttactttattattttattaatttaacatATCTAAATTCATAAATAATGATTCACCTTCTTGGTATACTTGGGTCTCTAGTAATTTAACAAGGGTGTAGATATATAAAAGGAGACCCCAAAAAAGGACAATTAAGAGAATGGAAAATCAGTTACCACTTACCACTTTGAGCTTATTTTTTACTTCTTTGATGCTATCCACAGAGAGACAGACAGTTGAGATAGCAATAGGTCTAGACCCCACATCTTCATGCCCTGACTTAATTGGTGATTCATGATCAACAAGCAAATTACCTTTCAACACACTCCACCCAAAGTCAGATGCACCTTTAATCACCGAAAATATTGTTTGAGGTAATTTCTTAAGCATGGATTTCATCTTAATATTACTACTGTCATCATCATCTAATTCCGCTGATTTTTTGCTTGAAGGAAAGGTTATGGGAATTGAAGGGTCATCTGCTCTTTGTACACATGAAAGCAACGAGGCCATTAGCATGTATCCATCTCCAAGAGCATGGTGCATCTTGAAAACTAAAGCACCCTTTGAATTTCTTGTTGGATACTTAATTATATGTACTTCCCAaagtggtttatcttgtgctaattctTGACCAGCTACTTTTGTCAGAtattcatcaaaatcatcatcataTAGTTTGGCTGGGTTGTTGGATCTTGGAAATTGTTCATACCCTAACCCAACACTAAGGCTCAGGTCCAAACGAAAAGATCCAGtccaaaggattgagcctcaCCCCACACCGACCTTCCCCTAAAGAAGTCGATTCTCACTACGACTTGCTTTAAAGAAGTCGGGGACGAaaattagctggcagataaacactcactcaaatgagtaactgcccctaagatctctcaacccacttccaggagccatatcccaacttctctaagataaagggacggttatccaccttaaaaggtggaactacttcaacggtggttattggctcaccgctataaatacactgacacttctcaggtatctctaagtcccaatactctctagacctgctcacgcccttgctgacttaggcatcagagtatctttgcaagtaccacccccattcactcgtattcacaagtcggacggaggccctaAAGACGTGAATCCGCTCGAAGGCTTCCTTCcatagacgattgggccaacccagcgagtccagcccaataatctccggttacccatcgtaacattggcgccgttgccggggacccgagagatcaaatGGCGGACAAATCACCGGAAGATGGTCATACGGCGTCTAATTCCGAGCAGGAAAACCTGGACATCGGAAACAACGACGCGAACCCAACTCCTCACCAGGAAGCCAGCGATCAACATCGAGAAGGCACCTCTGGGTTTAAAAATCCAAAGGTAAACTCCTCGGATGGACGAGAGTTAGGAAAGGAAGGGCCACCCCACGCAACCGAGCTAATGGGGTTGGTCCATGGCCACCAAGGTCGTTTGGAACAGCTGGAACAGGAGTTAGAACGACAACGAGAGGCAGAGCGAAATCTCAGGGAAGAGAtagagcgacgaaaagagttagaggaAAAACTCTTAAGACTAGAATCTTCTCTGAAAAGTCGGAACTCCCGTGACGACCGAGAAGAGTCGCCCCTGGGAGGAGAAGATCCGTTTAGTGAGGACatcatgagggcaaaagttccaagaaacttcaaaagccctgatatgaacctctatgatggaaccacagatccgaagcatcacttaagcaatttcaaaagtcggatgtatctggctgatgcttctgatgcaactcgctgcaaagcctttccgactacCTTGTCAAaagcggcgatgaagtggttcgacagcctcccacCGAGGTTGGTCACCAGCTTTGAGGACCTCTCGAgaaaattcttgatgaggttctccatccaaaaggataaagtaaaacatgcgccgagcctcctgggaataaagcaggaggtcggagaacctttgcgggactatatggaaaggttcaataaagcgtgtttagagattcaagacctTCCCACTGAAGCTGTCATCATGGGGTTAGTGaatggacttagagaaggtcccttctcacagtccatataaAAAAGGCACCCCACCTCCCTGAGCGATGTATAGGaaagagcagaaaagtacatcaacatggagaaaaatgcCAGACTACGAGAgccgagttggcgacctgggcatCCCCACTCTGcaaaagagaaggaaagagagcccaagaagaaagaagaactcggtctcgacagGCCAaagaaatatcactcttatactcctctaaagatTTCCatggtggatgtatacagagagatctgcaacactgaaaggctgccacctcccaggcccattaaaaataaaaagggaggaAGTCGCGgcgattactgtgagtaccataagatctATGGTCATTCAACAAATGAttgctacgaccttaaaaatgtaatagaaaagctggccagagaggGTCGGcgtgatagatatctcatggaaaggtcggacaatcaCGAGAAGAGAAAGCGAGAGGACGGGGACAGGAAAGACCGACCACCACAAACTCCCgagagacatatacatatgatctcaggaggattcgCGGGTAGAGGACTCACCAAGTCCTCTCGCAAGAAACACCTCAAGCGAGTTTACCAGGTCGGGAGTGaatcacccgacctccccacaATCTCATTCACAAAGGAGGATgtgcaaggaataatccctggacatgatgatccagtggtgataaccatgatcctagcCAACGCCCACCTCCACAGAACtctagtagaccaagggagttcggcAGATATCCTTTTCAAGCCTGAGTTAAGAGCCTATCCCGACACCTTATATGGattaggcgacacgccaataaaaccactgagATTTCTACCCGTCCACACGACCTTcgaaaagggggaaaagtccaaaactctgagcatagacttcatagtcctcgacgtggggtcagcatataatgccttAATTGGCAGAGCTACCCTAAATagactcggagcggtggtgtcTACCcttcacctttgcatgaaattcccgacattTGCAGGGATAGCAACGGTGCGAGGAGatcagaagttggcaagaaaatgctacaatgaaagcctgaacctgagaggaaaaggcaaggaagtccacaccatagagctcggtGGCACAAGAACCAAAGAAGAGCTGCGCCCACAACCA contains:
- the LOC112769560 gene encoding wax ester synthase/diacylglycerol acyltransferase 6-like, which codes for MHHALGDGYMLMASLLSCVQRADDPSIPITFPSSKKSAELDDDDSSNIKMKSMLKKLPQTIFSVIKGASDFGWSVLKGNLLVDHESPIKSGHEDVGSRPIAISTVCLSVDSIKEVKNKLKVSTNDVLVGMIFLSIRLYMVAKNAESSKAEATGLVLLNTRRLRAYKSVKEMLDTKNNSGASWGNQIQYMHLPIPKSSDNSNSLNPLEFVLTAHKIINSLRNSLAIPPMVCF